The sequence below is a genomic window from Setaria italica strain Yugu1 chromosome IV, Setaria_italica_v2.0, whole genome shotgun sequence.
CTGGCATGTCCGCCGCTGCGCCGACGAGCGCTCCACCGCCGGCAAGGCCCGGACGGTCGTGCTCGTGCCGCACGTACCGGCTCGGCGGCTCGCGCAGCGCGATCCAGCTCATGCACCAGCGTTGGAACCCTTCATGCCTCCTCGGCTGCTGCTGCCATCGGCGCTTTCACAGTTGGGGGGTGCATCAGATACGCTGCATGGCTGCTCGTTAAATACACCACCTGACTCTTAGCAGCTGTCCGTTGCCAGAAGAAGAACAGGACCCGTGCAACCTCCAGTTGGGCTTCACCGGagtgcaaggccaagaaagctaaTGTGCGTCTCGCTGGCAATGAATGGACCCGTGGCTAAACTACAGCCCATGTAACAGAACAGCTTATATGCTaggagcagagaggagagggtCATCAATATTATAAACATCAACTTTTTCCTTCAAGCTAAACCTTCCTTTGCCTATTCCTCAACCTGCTCTCCGATCCTTGCTCCAATTCTTCTATTCTCCTTCCCCGCTACCTTTCTCCGGTATCATCTCGCTCCTGGAGTCAGCGTCCGCGCACCCATCTGCCGGATCACACATCGACAGGCCCGCTGGCCACCGTGACGACAAGTGTAACCGGGAGGATGGATGTGGGTCTGTGACGACTCTTGTTCATCCCCCGGTCAAGGGTGCGTTACCGAATCCTTCTCACTACCACTCCGTTCATTCTCGCATAATTTACCTAGTAATGGTACTCGTATGGGGGTGTCAGGTGTGGATGGTACTGGAAAATTACCCAAACTTCCTTTTCCTATGTTCGATGGGGATAATCCTAGGCATTGAATTCGTAGAGTGGAGAATTATTTTGATCTGTATGGCGTAGAGCGACATAGGTGGATCAAGTTGGCTACTATGAATTTCTCTCCTACTGCGGCACGATGGTTGCCCTTAGTAGAGAAGAAACTTCAGTTCTTAGAGAGGAATTTCGCAAGTTGTTGCTAGATCACTTTGGCCGCGAACATCATGAACTGTTGGTTCACCAGTTACTTAATATCAGACAAACTGGCCAAGTTTCCGAGTATATTGATTGTTTTGCATCCTCGTAGATTAATTGATTGCTTACGATAGTCCTTCAGATCCCCTGTACTATATTATGCACTTTATCGATGGATTGCGTGAAGATCTTTGACCAGCTATCCTTATTCAGTGCCCTACTAGCCTGGATACTGCTTTCGTGCTTGCTCAATTGCAGGAAGAGGTGGCTCCATTGGGGAAGTGCAAGGAATTCAGGAAGCCTAATGGTTCATTCCAATACCATCAAGGTGTTTCAAATTCTTGGCCGCTGTCGTCCCCACCAAAACTAGACAAGATTGTGGCAGTGCAACCTGAAGATCGCCATTCCATGGACGCCGCTTGAGCCTGTTCTTCTCATGAGCGTCTCTCAGCATTATACGCTCATCGGCGTGCTCAAGGGCTATGCTAGCGATGTGCTGAGAAGTGGTCTAAAGATCATAAATGTGCCGACAAGATTCAGTTACATGCACTGCAAGAAGTTCTGGAGATGTTCCAGCCTGCTGATAATACAGAATTGGGTGATATTGCTGGCAGTCAGTGTGATGATCAGGTATTCCTTACTCTGTCAGTGGCTGCTATTTCTGGTACTCCAACACCAAAGACTATGTGCTTGATGGGTACTCTACAGGGCCACACAATCAGAATTCTGGTAGATTTTGGGAGTTCATGTACTTTTATCAATGAGTCTCTTGCTGCACAACTTCAGGGATGTGTTCCAGTGATGAACCCATTGAGAGTGCAAGTAGCAAATGGTGATATGCTTAATTGTGCTTCACACATACCAGATGCCTTATGATCTGTTGATTGGTTATGATTTTCATTCTGACTTAAAGCTGTTGTCATTATCCTCTTATGATATGGTATTGGGTCTGGATTGGCTAGAGAGATTTAGTCCTATGGAAGTACATTGGCGTCAGAAATGGATGGTCATTCCCTATAATGGTGCTACTGCTGTTCTGTATGGTATAATGCCTCAATTAATAGAAGGGACAATTATTCTAGTCTGTTCATTGGAAATTGTGGCAAGtgatgaggtggttgtttccgTTCCACCAGAAATTCAACAGCTGATTGAAGAGTACGTTGTTCTGTTTGAAGTACCTACTGAACTTCCTCCTGCTAGATCTTGTGACCACACTATACCTGTTGAGGCTGGGGTAGCACCTGTGCAAATCAGGCCATACATGTATGCTTCTGCTCTTAAAGATGAAATAGAGCTGTAAATCAAAGACATGCTCAAGAATGGCTTGATTCAGAAGAGCAACAATCCTTTTTCATCTTCAGTCTTGTTGGTTAAGAAGAAGGATAATACGTGGTATTTTTGTGTGGATTATAGACACCTTAATACAATTATGATCAAGGGGAAGTACCCTGTACCAATCATTGATGAGTTCTTAGATGAATTGTCTTCTGCTAGCTGGTTCACCTGCCTTGATTTGAGGGCTAGTTTTCATCAGTCTTACTGGAGCACCAGGTACTTTTCAAGGAGCCATGAATACTAACTTGGCTCCCTCTCTATCTCAGGAAGTTTGTATTGGTATTCTTTGATGACATTCTTCTATACAACAAAACATTAGAAGAACACACATCTCACATTAAGCTAGTGTTTGAGATGTTAGCCAAGGATCAGTGGAAAATTAAGCTTTCTAAGTGCTCTTTTGCTTAAAGGAAAATTAATTATTTGGGCCATGTGATCAGTGAACAAGGTGTTGGTACATATCCCAAGAAGATTTCAGCTATTTCCCAATGGCCATCAGCACATAATGCTAAAGATTTCAGAAGTTTTCTaggtttagctgggtattacaTGAAGCTTATGAGATACTTCGGAGTAATTAGTAAGCCTCTAACTGAATTGCTTAAGAAAAATACAATGTTTGTGTGGACTGGTAAACATGAGAAGTCATTCTCTGCGCTTAAGAAGGCTTTATCTACTCCAGTACTTGCTCTTCCCGACTTCTCCAAAGTATTCAGTATTAAAACTGATGCTAGTGGTTATGGTGTGGGAGCTGTATTAATGCAAGATGGTCATCCTTTGGCTTACCTCAGTAAAGCGTTGGGCCCTAGATACAGGGGGTTGTCTACATATGAGAAGGAATATTTGGCTATTCTATTGGCTGTACAACAATGGCGGCAATACCTTCAACATGGTGAGTTCATAATCTACACTGACTAGCGTAGTTTGTCTCAGTTAAttgaacaacgccttcatactCAGTGGCAACAAAAAGTTTTTACTAAGTTACTTGGACTGCAATATAGAGTAGTCTATAAGAAGGGTGTCGATAATCGTGTGGCTGATGCCCTCTCTAGACTCTCAGTGTGTAGCAATATCATCTTGTACTCAATGGGTGACTGAAGTGGTATCTGGCTACCTTAATGATGAGGCAACTCAAGTGATATTGTCTAAACTCATGATTGACTATGTTGTAGCAAATTTCACCTTACAAAATGGGTTGTTAAGATACAAGTCCAAAATTTGGATTGGGTTCAATCCAATATTGCAACATAAATTATTGCATCATTGTCATGCTAGTCCTTTGGGTGGTTATTTTGGTATTCCAGTAAGATATATGAGGATGAAAAAGTTGTTTGCCTGTAAAGGTATGAAGACTGATGTTCATCAGTTTGTTAAGCATTGCATCACCTGCTAGCAAGCCAAACCTGATAGGTCAAAGCTCCCAGGTTTGCTGCAGCCTTTGCCCGTACCTTCTTCTGCTTGGTAGATGATTTCTCTTGATTTTGTGGAAGGTTTGCCCAAATCTGGTCATGCTAATTGCATTCTAGTAGTGGTTGATTCCTTTACCAAATATGGCTATTTTCTTCCATTACTACACCCTTTTACGGCCGCTTCAGTGGCTAAGGTCTTCTTTCATGAGGTGTATAAATTGCATGGCCTGCCTATAACTCTTATATCCGATAGGGACAAGATCTTTACAAGAAAGTTGTGGAAAGAGTTGTTTGGACTTTCTAGAGTAGAGTTGGCAATGAGTTTAAGTTATCATCCTCAATCAAACGGGCAAACTGAGCACCTTAATCAAACCATGGAAACGTTTCTCCGCTGCTTTGCCAATGCCTGCCCTTCCAAATGGATTCACTGGATTTCATTGGCAGAATTTTGGTACAATACTTCCAATCATTCTTCTATTGAGCGTACGCCTTTTGAAGCTCTGTACGGGTATGAACCCAAGCACTTTGGTATTTCAgtggtggattctgtctctgtCCCTGATCTTGCAACTTGGTTGAATgaacatcgcacaatgactgaATTGATAAAACAACATCTCCTTCATGCAAAGCAGCGAATGAAGAAGCAACCTGATCAGCACCGCACTGAACGACAGTTCGAGATTGGTGAGCAAGTATTCCTCAAACTTCAGCCTTATATTCAGTCATCCTTGGCTCCTCGTTCCAATCAAAAGCTGGCTTTCAAGTATTTTGGTCCATTCAAAGTGAATAGTAAAGTGGGCAAAGTTGCTTATCATCTGGAACTACCTCAGGAGTGTGCTATACATCCAGTcttccatgtatcccaactgaagaagGCAGTGTTACCTCCACAACAGGTAGCTGCATTATTATTTCCTACTAATATTGAGTTTCATCGTGTCCCTAAGTCTATCCTGCAGCGTCACCTGGGCAATAGTGGGGATCATCAAGTGCCACAGGTGTTGGTCCACTGGTTTAATTGGCTAGTATCAATGGCTACTTGGGAAGACGAGGAAGATTTGAAGCGTCATTTTCCTTGTGTGCCTGCTTGGGGACAAGCGGCATTTCAAGAAGGGAAGATTGTTAGCAACTGTCCGTtgccagaagaagaacaagaccCCGTGCAACCTCCAGTTGGGCTTCACCAGAGTGCAAGGCCCAAGAAAGCTAATGTGTGTCTCGTTGGCAATGAATGGGCCTGTGGCTAAACTACAACCCATGTAATAGGATAGCTTATATGCTAGGGAGCAGAGAGGAGATGATCATCAATATTGTAAACATCAACTTTTCCTTCAACCTAAACCTTCCTCTGCCTGTTCCTCAACCTGCTCTCCGATCCTTGCTCCAGTTCTTCTATTGTCCTTCCCCACTACCCTTCTCAGCTAACACTAACCATGTTGGCATTCCTTGCTTCACCCGTAATGGTGCGCCCATACCCAAAAAAGAGCCCGTAATGGCATTCCTTGCTTCACATATCACGGTGGAAGTCGTGGAGTTTTCTTGAAGACATCAAAGATGCGAATTGAGTAGTAAATGTGCATTTGtgagtgtgtttggttgcctgtACAAGCGGTTGGtacgaaaagaaaaaaaatgtttactccctccgtcccgcaaaGCGTGTCCTTTTAGAAAATTTGAGACACAATAGCAGTGGTGAGAAATGTCTATGTTGCCCCTAATAACTAATACTAATTGTAATTGAAAATCGTGTTGTTTGTTTAGTTTTCTAGATCCTAAATAAATGCACGTGCATTGGAACTCGAAAAATAACatcaattgatcatttgattggcTCTACGCTCTTCTCCATACGCTTTTTATTATTGGTGTGAGTGTTTCTTTAATTAGATAAGATTTACTAGGAGGTAAAGAAACTCTTTGTGAGACATTCTTTGTAGGATGGAGTGAGTATGCGCTTGACACAACACACTTGAAAAATCAGGATATATATGTCTGTTGAGTGCTAGTAAATTACATTCGGTAAAAGTGATTTTAGTGGTTCAATATAATGACAACATATCTAATGACACTATCGTTGTTTGCTAGTATATAAGGGCATACTCTTATTAAGCCAAAAATAGTAGAGTTGAGTGATCATTCACCTTAACTGAAGATCAAATAGAGGTGTTGAAGATATTACAAATTAACAAGAACACAACAAGAGCCAAGACATCAAAGGAAAGGAATAGATCGAAGCCGAGATGAAAAAGATTGAACTAGACTTTTCGCATGAATTTGAATTggataaaattaaaattcataTGTACTCAATATTTCATGCTCAGGTTGTATAGATCTTTGGAAGCTTTCCAACGCATCTAAGATCATCAAAATCTGAATCcggataaaaaaaattcatgacCAAAATATGAAAGCTAAAAAAATGAACTCACATAAAGGTCCGTTGAGCACACTAGAGTATCCAGTGATAGCATCGGAAATTCCGGTGTTCAGGTGAATTTTTTCACTAGAGTTTGTTTTTCCCCCAAGAGGATCTTTCGGTAGAGGTTTCAACCCACTGGAAGCTCCGGTGCAATTACACCGGATATTAGCAGCGGTGTTATGCTGAGGGTTGAAAAATGCTTCGCTTGGCATGTTTGCACTTACACGATGATTTGGTGaggagctcttttacggtatacaatactactacttagtagtatatataagatctaacCATTCATGGCTATGGACGATTTACTAATTACTATGTGTGAAAAGTGATATTTTAAATGGAATGTCCTTTTCAAttttatgctagtgtcaaaaataaatttttagtGATATCATCTATGTTCTGTTACCATGATACCTTTATACTACTTATACTACTTATGTATACTAGCCATACCACAGGTGAAGGTTTAAGTAGTATTCAATTAATCTTGACCATTGGATGTTTGTATACTGGTCCTTTTCGATCATTAGTATAGCTtcgtattgtgtaccgtaaaagagttcTCGCTGAACATGGGTGAGTCCAGTGAAAGCATCCTGTGATATTGCCACTTGCCATGATCTCGTGAGTTGAAAAGGTTGTGCATTCAATTTGAAGTTGAAGTATTTCGTGTGTAACATGTTGAGATCCAATTGGATGGCAAAATAGTGGTTACTCGAGAATTCATAATTAGGTCGCCCGTGCACTTGCAATATGATACTATATTACTTATCGCCTTATTAGTGGAGAAAAAATTGGGTTACCGAATTGGTAGTTTATTTAGTGACGCATAGTCCTAAGTTCAAAATACGCTTTAAGTAGAGGGATTGCAACCAAACTAAGTATGCATCTTGACTTATATGAGAGATTTAAATTTTGAACTGCAGATAATTTGGAATTGTAGTTCATCCACGAAGTCTCCTATAGATGTTAATCACTAGATACAACAATTTTGATACTTTGGATTTATCGATATAGAAAATATATAATATTTTAATCATAAATCAattaaaaatgttcaaaatatAGAAAATATATAATATTTTGAAACTGCTATTGCAATCTAACCATaccattttttaaaatataattcGAAATATTCACGTAGATATTGGTGGTCTTAACTAAAACGGGTTGATTGCACACATCCTAAAATGTCAATTATTTGAACATTAGAGTGAGCAGAGAACATTGCACGATGAGACATGAAGTACTTACAACCTCTTTTCCTTTCCTGGATTTTTTCCGAGTAAATTTTCCTTGAAAATTTAATATGAGTTTTACACTCTTTATTTCCTTTTTGCTATTAATTCTTCCGCTACCTCCATTTTCGTTTGCCAATACTGTTAGTTAGGTCGTATCAGATTGAACATAAAGCATGcctattttttcttaaaaaaaataccaaTAGCCTGAAAGGGAGAATATCATCTCCTTTGTTGATACTGCTTGATACTTTGATAGACATCAATGTCCAGCTATATCACTCAAGGCTTTCCATGCGCTATTGGGTAATTGGTCAAACATGGAGCATGGGCTTAGACCTAGTGTTTGGATatcatgtgctaaactttagccgtgtcacatcggatattcggatgttaattaggagaactagacatgagctaattataaaactaattatagaacccctaggctaattcgtgagacgaatctattaagcctaattaatccatcattagcaaatggttactgtagcatcacattgtcaaatcatgaattaattaggcttaatagattcgtctcgcgaattagactccatctatgcaattagttctgtaattagcctatatttaatactcctaattagtatccaaacatccaatgtgataggtgctaaactttagcacgtggGAGCCAAACAGACCCAATTTCATAAAAGTTTCATGAGTATTAAATTtgttgccacatcagcaaaattgctgacttaGCATGGTCATTATGAGGGGGAGTTCCATTAGAAAAGAGagaagtttcatccccatgataCTTAACTAGTACAATTACCACCAAGTTTCCAATCTTATAACTGTGCTATGAAACTATACATTGAGACTGACTGTCACATCTCCTAGAAAAATGGAGCAAAGTGCCATCCGAATTCCAtacagaagaaagaaaaggccaAAACGGGATAACCGATAAGGGTGGCAGTGAGCTCAAGACCGAGTGAATTGATCACTAGCAAACCAACCATGGCCGACGAACAACCTTGGAAGATACCGCCGATCGTGCAGGAGCTGGCCGCCGGCGTGCATGAGCCACCGAGAAGGTACTTGGTACGCGAGCAAGACCGTCCGGCCATGGCCGGCGTCACGATGTCCGAGCCCATCCCTATCGTTGACCTCAGCCGGCTGTCGCCCGCTCCCTCTGACGACCacggcgccgacgaggccgccAAGCTGCGATCCGCCCTGCAGAACTGGGGCTTCTTCCTGGTCAATTTCTCCGGTCCAATTCTGGGGCAGCTTTCCATAACATGACCTGATCCAACCATGCTCATATTCAAATCTGGAGTTCTGGACTCTGATCCTTCCACCTTGGGCATGGGATCGATCCAGGTTTACTTGCCGAAATGATGAAGCCGACGAGGCAATTCTACAACCTCCCGCGTGAAGAGAATAAGAGGCACTCCAACCTGGTCAACGGCAAGGAGTTCAGGCTCCAAGGGTACGGCGGCGACATGATGGTGGCAGAGGACCAGGTCCTTCATGTAAAGCTGTTCCATGGAACATGGCACGGCTCCGTTTGAAACGCGTCCACTTTTGATGCTCCATGGCCGAATGAACACCATGCAAGACtcgcgagctcgccggcggagcCGCGCCGCGAAATGACGGCAGAGCGTTGAAGCCTCTTGCAAAGCGTTCGCATCGGACGCCTCTTGCTTAATCGTGACCGTGGGATCTCGATTGGACGGACGCTAGGTACCCAGGGgtgtaaatgaaataccgtccaccccctggCCGTCGCCaacggcggcgcgcgaggcTGGGGAGAGGGTATTCGCCGTCAAATCGACGCTGATAGCCCTGGCCTGGAAGGGGAGAGAGCCCCAAGGGGTATTTAAGNNNNNNNNNNNNNNNNNNNNNNNNNNNNNNNNNNNNNNNNNNNNNNNNNNNNNNNNNNNNNNNNNNNNNNNNNNNNNNNNNNNNNNNNNNNNNNNNNNNNAATCACGTTTCCCCCTCTGACCGCTGGATGGTGGCATTGCGCGGTCACAGTATAGTAGAGGCGGGGGTCTGTGGACccgtgcaccaagggaagtcGCCTCGCCACAGGTTAGGGAATTCCCGGCGAAGGCAGCCACAGGCAACTACCCTCGGTGGTACGCccgatgtcgtgaggctagctccaccatgcatggttaaagtgCTCGGTCTATTcttctgcctctcatagtttcaGACTGCTCCATCGATATGCTCCACATTGTAATGAAGGAGTATGATGATGACATAGTATTGATGCTAAGCTTGCAAACATACTGATGGAGATCAATtgctttgggggggggggggggcggtgcGCGGCGCGGGCATGGCCCCTGCCAAGGTCAGCGGCAGAAATTTTTTTACTGGTGCTAATTCAAGTTTCAGCTAGTTGTATGCGTTAACTATATGGTTGGGTGTTTTGGCTGTTGGGCGAGTACGCTAGCTGCTAGCAACTGAGCTGTCGGAGCCTGTCACTTGATTTCCAACCCCTAATCTTGATTGGCTGTCGCTCGATCGTCCTGTTCGGCGGCACCAGGACCGCGGCACGATGCTCAGTTCGTTACTGTATCTTCATCACATGTCCTCATTTTCTCAATTGTATCTTCTTTGTCATTCCAATATGTTTCAATTGCTTCGTATATATGGACAGATGCAATTAATTTGCCTCAATTTCTTTGGTGTCAAGCATATTTGCAACCACTTAAGTGGTGCAAAGGCCTTCACATTGAAGCTAacaaaatattaattattttttttatcaatttctTCATAAATCTCGTAGGTTTCTGATGTGCTTGCCAGCTTGTCAAACAACACATTAGTTATGTAAAATTTACTATAGAAACTGAAAACGTTTTATatagattctttttttttcttataccCAATTCATTGAAATTCAGTTTTCGCTCatggaaacaaaagaaagacACTGTTTGAAGTAGTTTAAGAGAGATAAATGAATGGCgatattaagggggtgtttggttcctccccctaaactttagcccccgtgacatcgaatgtttagatgctaattagaagtattaaatgtagactatttacaaaacccattacataagtggaggctaaacggcgagacgaatctattaagcctaattagtccatgatttgacaatgtgttgctacagtaaacatttgctaatgatggattaattaggtttaatagattcatctcgtcgtttagcctttatatgtgcaattagttttataattaacttatatttagttcttctaattagcctctgaatattcgatgtgacacggactaaactttagctcgagaaaccaaacgccccctaagttgTGTATATGAATGGTATATGGCATATGTCTACTTGGTCCCCCTATGCTTGAatcctggctccgcccctggGTGGCGGTGAGATAGGACATCGCCGGGCGTGCCCGTGCTATGATGAGGTACGGTGCGAAGCTTCAGATTGGGCGGCATGGCGTCTCCTGCCTCCTCTGCTTCAGGGTGGAGACAACGAAGTAACAACATGAACGGTTTCAGTTAACATACAGCTTGGTCTGAGATTGTGGGATAGTAATGGCAATAAATCTGCTAAGCTGAATCTCTGAATATTTTCTTCAGACAAGTGAGAACTGCTTAAGTTGATAAAATGGTAGGATCCTCAAATATGGCATTGGAATAGAAACAGATAAAAATGGCACCAAGTTGTGTAAAAAGCAGAGGGACTCTATTAAGGTGTCATAGTGAGCAGCAGAACAACACACAGCTGACCCAAAACCTACATGTCGACAAATTTTTCCTTGGCTATCGGTATCGTAGTCAAAGATGTGCAACTTTGATGTAGTGACTTTGATGTTGCATGATTGCATCTTTTCTTATCTCCCGTCGTCAACAGGTAACAGGAATTATGGAAACATCGGCTACGACGTTCTACGCTGGCCGGTGCACTACTGCAATGGAGTTTAACTTTTAGTAACAATGTAACTTagctgctccctccctccttgtACTCTACATTCGCAAATCTTGTATGCACGAAACTCGCGTATCAATACAAATGTTCAGGCCGGCTCCTTGCCTGCCGTAGTTCCCCTCAAAAACAGGTAACAGGAAAAGATAAAGAGAAATCTGCACATGAAAAGATGCAGAGAAATCTGCGCACAGCACTGCAGTAACCTCTTTGTAATATTAGCTTTGCTCAAAAGTTTCAACCTTAGCGACAATTGTAAAAATGATTCCAAGATTCAACAGTTCAATCTATTTTTAAGGACCTAAATCAAG
It includes:
- the LOC101756628 gene encoding uncharacterized protein LOC101756628, whose translation is MADEQPWKIPPIVQELAAGVHEPPRRYLVREQDRPAMAGVTMSEPIPIVDLSRLSPAPSDDHGADEAAKLRSALQNWGFFLVNFSGLLAEMMKPTRQFYNLPREENKRHSNLVNGKEFRLQGYGGDMMVAEDQVLHVKLFHGTWHGSV